The Buchnera aphidicola (Rhopalosiphum padi) genome segment AAATTTTTATTAAGAATTCTAAATGAGTTAATATTTCTTTTTCTGTAATATTTTCTTTATATATCTTTGGAATTCGACTGCCTATTCGATTTCCACCAATATATAAATTATATCGACCAATAGCTTTTCCAATTAAACCGATTTCAGCTAATAGAGATCTTCCGCAACCATTAGGACATCCAGAAATACGTAAAATTATTATTTCTTTTTCAACACCATATTTTAACATGATATTTTCTACTTGCGTAATAAAAAACGATAACATACGTTCAGCTTCAGCCATTGCTAATGGACAAGTAGGAAAAGAAACGCAGGCCATGGAATTTTCACGTAATGGACTTACTTTTTTTATTAATCCATGTGACATAGCAATTTCATTTATTTTTTTCTTGTTTTCATCAGATATTTCAGAGATAACTATGTTTTGATTTGCTGTTAATCTAAAGTTACCTTTATGTAAATTAGCTATTTTTAATAAACCTGATTTTACTAACTGTTTATCATTATCATATATTCTTCCATTTTGGACGAAAATTGTTAAACTCCAATCATTATTAATATTTTTTGTCCATCCAAATCTATCTCCGCGACCAGTAAAATAATAAGGACGAATAGGTTCAAAAGTTGTATTAGCTCTTTTTTCAACTTCTTTTTTAAAAACACTTAAACCAACTTTTTCTATAGTATACCTAGTTTTTGCATTTTTTCGGTCAGTACGATTTCCCCAATCTCTTTGTGTTGTTACTATAGATTTAGCCACAGACAAGGTATGTTCAAGAGTAATATAACCTAATTCAACAGCGAGAAATGGCCATGTATTCTTGTTTCCATGAGTTATAGATAGACCACCACCTATTAATACATTAAATCCTACTATTTTATTATTTTTTATAATTGCTATAAAATTCATGTCATTAGCATATAAATCTACATCATTGTATGGCGGAACTACTACTGTAGTTTTAAATTTTCTTGGTAAATAAGTTTTTCCTAAAATTGGCTCTTGATCTGTAGTAGCTATTTTTTTTTGATCTAACCAAATTTCTGCATACGCTTTAGTTTGGGGTAATAAAACATTTGAAATTTTTTGAGCCCATGTATAACATTCTTGATGAACTAAAGATTCCATAGGATTAGATGTACAAAGAACATTTCTATTAACATCATTAGCTGTACCTAAAGAGTCTAAACCTATTTCATGTAGCATTTTATGAGCATCTTTTAATTTTTTCTTCAAAATCCCATGAAATTGAAAAGTTTGACGATTAGTTAATCGAATTGTTCCATACAATGTATTTTTACTTGCAAAATGATCAATTTTTAACCATTTTTTAGCTTCAATAATTCCCCCAGGTAAACGACAACGCAACATCATTGCATAACGGGGTTCTAATTTTTGTTCATTACGTTCTAAACGTAAATCTCGATCATCTTGTTGATACATACCATGAAATCGGATCAGAGAAAAGTTATCTCCACTAAAACCATTAGTAATTTCATTTTTTAAATCGTCAACAATAGTACCTCGAAGATAATTACTATTTTCTTTAATGTGTTCTTCTTGAGTCGTTTTTAAAAATATTTTTTTGTGATCTTTTTTCATTAATATACATCTCTTTGATAGCGTCGTTTTATTCTCAAATCATTTAAAAATTCACTAGATTCTTCAATATCCATTGAACTGTTTTCACTAAAAACATCTAATAGTGCTTTTTCAACATCTTTTGCCATCTTAGATGCATTACCACAAACATAGATTTGTGCACCTTGTTCTACCCATTTCCATAATTCCTTTCCATTTTCTCTTATTTTGTCTTGTATATATATTTTTTGTTTTTGATCTCTTGACCAAGCTAAACTGATCTTTGTAAGAAGTCTTTTTTTTAAATATTTTTGCCATTCTAATTGATATAAAAAATCTTCAGTAAAATTAGGATTACCAAAAAATATCCAATTTTTCCCCCTAGATCCATCATTATCTCGTTGCTGTATAAAAGAACGGAATGGAGCAATACCAGTTCCTGATCCGATCATGATAATAGGTAAATCTTTGTTTTCGGGTAGACGAAAATTATTATTTTTTTCAATAAAAATTTTTATAGAATCGTCAATTTTTAAAAATTGTGATAAATAACCAGAAGCACCTCCTAAATGTAAAGTGCCAGAAATCATGTTTTTTACCACTCCGACTGTAATATGAACTTCGTCATTTGTTTCAGATTGAGAAGAAGAAATAGAATACAATCTTGGCGTTAAAGGACGTAAAATACTAATTAATTGTTGAGAAGATAATTTTTTAGGGTAATCATATATCATATTTAATAAAGGAGTTTTTTTTACATAATTATTTAAATCTTTATCATTAGATATAATTTTCTTTAAAAATTTATTTTGTGTAATATCAGCATATTTTTGAACAATATGCTTAGTATTTATAGTTAATTCAAAATCATTCTTTAAAGCGTCAAAAACAGTAATTAATTTATCTTTCACTTTAACTTTATCAAACATATCTATAGAAAGCAGTTTTAATATTTTTTTAATTAATTGAGTACTATTTTGATACCATATACCTAACGCATCACCAGGTGTATAAATAATGTTTAAATTACTTATATCTAACTCAATATGATGAACATCTTTAGTTGAATTTCGACCAGTGATTTTTTGATTTACTAATACAGTAGCTACAGCAGGTTTATATTTTGTATATATATTTACTTCATTAATAAAACTTTCTTTATTATTTTTTTTTAAATAAGAAACAGAAGAAATATCTATTTTATTTAAAGCAAGTAATAATTCTTTAGACCATTTAATATAATTTTCTTCATATTCAATATCTGCATCTAATCTATTAAGTAAACGTTTTCCTCCTAATTCGCTAAATTTTTTATCAAAATCTTTACCTGCTTGACAAAATAAATCATAGGAAGTATCTCCTAATGCAAATATACTATAGTGTAGATTATCTAATCTAGGAGCTTTTTTTGACATAATAAATTTATAAAAAGACAATGCTTCTTCTGGAGGTTCACCTTCACCTTGAGTAGAAATAATAAAAATTAAAAAATATTCATTTTTAATTTTTTTAAAATTGTAATCAGAAGCATTAATTAAATTAGTTTTTTTATTTTCATTATTTAAATATTCATTAAAACGCTTAGCAAGCAGTCTAGCATTACCCGTTTGAGAAGCAGATATAATAGTAATTGTTTTCTCTGTATTTTCTTTTTGAAAAAGTTTGTTTTTTTCAGATATTAATTCCGAAGAATTTTGATTTGCTAGATTCCAAAAATAGCCTGAAAGCCAAGCATATTGAATATTAGAACAATTTTTTTTTATTTTTTCTAAATTTTCTATTTTATCTAAATCAAAAGGAAAAAGGGTATTAAAAGGATTTTTATTTTTCATTATACTAAATGCCTAAATCTCATTATATTAAAAAACCTAATATTGTTAATTTAGTATAATTTACAGAAAATATTAATTTTTAGCTACTAATAAAACATCAAAATTTTATGTAGAACTATTTAAAAAGATTATTTTTTTTCTAATTCAACTAATTTGGCTTTTGCATCCTTTATTACAATATCTGGAATTCCAGATAAAGCAGCCACTGATATACCATAACTTTTTTTTGAAATACCTCTTTCGATTTTATATAGAAAAGCTACATTTGAATTATGTTCAACAGCTGAAAAATGAAAATTTTGGATTTTTTTAAAAAAATTTTCTAATTTTGTTAATTCTATAAAATGAGTAGACAACAAAATCATAGATTTATTTTTAATAATTAAATATTTAGAACATGACCAAGCTAATGCCAGTCCATCTTTATTTGATGTTCCTCGTCCTAATTCATCTATTAAAATTAAACTATTACAAGTCGCATTGTGAAGAATATTAGATATTTCTGTCATTTCCATCATAAATGTCGAATAGCCATTGCTCACATCATCTGCAGAACCAATACGTGTAAAAATTTTGTCAATTGGACCAATTGAAGCATATTTTGCAGGTACAAAACTACCTATACAAGCCATTATAACAATCAGAGCAATTTGACGCATATAAGTACTTTTACCACCCATGTTAGGACCTGTAATAATAAGCATTCTATTTTTCTTTGACAAAGAAATAGAATTGCTGATAAAAGAGGTTTCTAAAAAACATTCAACAACTGGATGACGACTTTCTAGCAAAGAAATACCATATTTTTGAGTTATTTTAGGACAGACATACTTTAAAGATATAGCACGTTCGGATAGATTTACTAAAACATCTAATTCTGATAATGCAAATGCACTTTTTTTTAATTTCTCTAAAAACGGTTCTATTATGTCAAATAATTCTATATATAACGTTTTTTCTAAAAGTAAAGCTTGAAATTTAGCAGCAACAACTTTTTTTTCATAATTTTTTAATATAGGGATACTATAACGCTCTATGTTTTTTAAAGTTTGTATCTTAATATAAGATTGCGGAATTAAATGAGCATGACGTTTATTTACTTGAATATAATAACCAACAATATTATTGTATCCAATCTTGAATGAATCGATATTTAATCTCTTTTTTTCTTTTATTTCAAAATCACTTAAATATTTTTGAGAATTATTTTCTAAAGATCGCAATTCATCAAGCTTTTTATTATAATTAAATGCAATTACTCCTCCATCTCGAATAGAAGAAGGAACTGTTAAATTTATTGATTTTTTTAATAAAAATAATATTTTTTCAAATTTTCCAATAGAAAGGCGAATTTTATTAACATTATTACATTTTATTTTTTTTAATATACTATCTAGATTAGGTAAAACATTTAACGTAGAACGCATTCGCACAAAATCACGAGGTAAAGCAGTACGTAAAGCCAAACG includes the following:
- a CDS encoding assimilatory sulfite reductase (NADPH) flavoprotein subunit encodes the protein MKNKNPFNTLFPFDLDKIENLEKIKKNCSNIQYAWLSGYFWNLANQNSSELISEKNKLFQKENTEKTITIISASQTGNARLLAKRFNEYLNNENKKTNLINASDYNFKKIKNEYFLIFIISTQGEGEPPEEALSFYKFIMSKKAPRLDNLHYSIFALGDTSYDLFCQAGKDFDKKFSELGGKRLLNRLDADIEYEENYIKWSKELLLALNKIDISSVSYLKKNNKESFINEVNIYTKYKPAVATVLVNQKITGRNSTKDVHHIELDISNLNIIYTPGDALGIWYQNSTQLIKKILKLLSIDMFDKVKVKDKLITVFDALKNDFELTINTKHIVQKYADITQNKFLKKIISNDKDLNNYVKKTPLLNMIYDYPKKLSSQQLISILRPLTPRLYSISSSQSETNDEVHITVGVVKNMISGTLHLGGASGYLSQFLKIDDSIKIFIEKNNNFRLPENKDLPIIMIGSGTGIAPFRSFIQQRDNDGSRGKNWIFFGNPNFTEDFLYQLEWQKYLKKRLLTKISLAWSRDQKQKIYIQDKIRENGKELWKWVEQGAQIYVCGNASKMAKDVEKALLDVFSENSSMDIEESSEFLNDLRIKRRYQRDVY
- the cysI gene encoding assimilatory sulfite reductase (NADPH) hemoprotein subunit, which codes for MKKDHKKIFLKTTQEEHIKENSNYLRGTIVDDLKNEITNGFSGDNFSLIRFHGMYQQDDRDLRLERNEQKLEPRYAMMLRCRLPGGIIEAKKWLKIDHFASKNTLYGTIRLTNRQTFQFHGILKKKLKDAHKMLHEIGLDSLGTANDVNRNVLCTSNPMESLVHQECYTWAQKISNVLLPQTKAYAEIWLDQKKIATTDQEPILGKTYLPRKFKTTVVVPPYNDVDLYANDMNFIAIIKNNKIVGFNVLIGGGLSITHGNKNTWPFLAVELGYITLEHTLSVAKSIVTTQRDWGNRTDRKNAKTRYTIEKVGLSVFKKEVEKRANTTFEPIRPYYFTGRGDRFGWTKNINNDWSLTIFVQNGRIYDNDKQLVKSGLLKIANLHKGNFRLTANQNIVISEISDENKKKINEIAMSHGLIKKVSPLRENSMACVSFPTCPLAMAEAERMLSFFITQVENIMLKYGVEKEIIILRISGCPNGCGRSLLAEIGLIGKAIGRYNLYIGGNRIGSRIPKIYKENITEKEILTHLEFLIKIWSIKRKKTEHFGDFVVRKNIVKEIVNPIHDFWN
- the mutS gene encoding DNA mismatch repair protein MutS — encoded protein: MTENNFSNKNNNHTPMIKQYLSLKSKYPDMLLFYQMGDFYELFYEDAKRVSRLLKITLTKKGHSNKNIIPMAGVPCHTAEYYLAKLVKMGESVAVCDQIKDIYSEKKLINRQVVRVITPGTITDEAFLEENKDNFIAAVWKENHKFAYAVLDISLGFFGVSEHSNKNSLLSEIERTNPTELLYPENFEDVLLISHRKCIQKRPLLDFDLEISYKLLNLQFKTSSLNGFGIKKNNFVICPAGCLINYVKLMHIAYLPHIRKIKFNYMENNIFMNISTRKSLEITESISDDNKNTLSSVLNKTVTSMGGRLLNRWLNAPLKDLNLIRNRHKMIKCLQPFYKEIQYILGQVSDLERICSRLALRTALPRDFVRMRSTLNVLPNLDSILKKIKCNNVNKIRLSIGKFEKILFLLKKSINLTVPSSIRDGGVIAFNYNKKLDELRSLENNSQKYLSDFEIKEKKRLNIDSFKIGYNNIVGYYIQVNKRHAHLIPQSYIKIQTLKNIERYSIPILKNYEKKVVAAKFQALLLEKTLYIELFDIIEPFLEKLKKSAFALSELDVLVNLSERAISLKYVCPKITQKYGISLLESRHPVVECFLETSFISNSISLSKKNRMLIITGPNMGGKSTYMRQIALIVIMACIGSFVPAKYASIGPIDKIFTRIGSADDVSNGYSTFMMEMTEISNILHNATCNSLILIDELGRGTSNKDGLALAWSCSKYLIIKNKSMILLSTHFIELTKLENFFKKIQNFHFSAVEHNSNVAFLYKIERGISKKSYGISVAALSGIPDIVIKDAKAKLVELEKK